From one Drosophila subpulchrella strain 33 F10 #4 breed RU33 chromosome 3L, RU_Dsub_v1.1 Primary Assembly, whole genome shotgun sequence genomic stretch:
- the LOC119555496 gene encoding calcium homeostasis endoplasmic reticulum protein isoform X2 gives MTKLIRSERIQRTANQPTKRNPPVGPDEPEDEADRGGHFGGADDAAGADGRRAGHCAEGLRWRPAADHRVLHQGQHLCRALVNGSTFQQKLHLIYLVNDILHHCMRKNINDLKNSLENVVIPMFCSADLIASNDQRQKLAKLLSLWESKAKFFDACVISKLQSPDSSMQEYKTNLQNTYHDITAKFTQNTKVTLDNYQKQHQIFIQHASQQIAQLEKQAQHLEQQIMVAQKSQQQQQHMLQHQGPGGPQQKNIPSLMSHRIAMPGDREHMNNQGPHDQQHPQAGNNMYPGGNFHQQQQQQQQQQQPSGNPFADPRGPNFFIPDMSKPPPGFAGPMHHHNQGPPMGGHQQQQQQQQQQQNPPGQFPPMQGQGTGNEPPVDLGVLSAAIQACLQMQQQHHPDDPQQQGQQHQLQQQQQQQQQPPMAAYPQSLVRPGQPASVDQELDLDVLNAAIRAVISNKPEEGPLEDGQQPLQSVEGETGEPVVIGEPQIPTAPYYDLPAGLMVPLIRLEDYNYKSLDPADIRLPAPAPQSERLTNALNAFYSAPSHDRPRDTEGWEKLGLYEYYKVKNAARKQKEEEIKDGLREKSRSPSPIVLEKPLPKKSNKRVYRSKSRSRSRSITPPHRERSPSRSRSRSRSLERSSTPPPMNRSRVAGAGLGGSGGSSRKGRNRSPRNDRDNNSSNNRENRVERSNSNSSNNGNSTNLRRVERDRSPTPPSFLGSTFAKPQEFIEESNKGHQMLMKMGWAGTGTGLGSKNQGIDTPISGGEVRDRREMYKGVGANMHDPFESFRKNKGAAFAHRMRSRDDKS, from the exons ATGACCAAACTGATCCGATCCGAACGCATCCAACGcaccgccaaccaaccaaccaaacGAAACCCACCTGTAGGCCCTGATGAACCAGAAGACGAAGCAGATCGAGGAGGCCATTTCGGCGGCGCAGACGACGCAGCAGGAGCAGATGGCCGGCGAGCAGGGCATTGTGCTGAGGGACTTCGATGGCGTCCTGCAGCCGATCATCGAGTCCTGCACCAAGGACAGCATCTCTGCAG ggCTTTGGTCAATGGTTCAACGTTTCAGCAAAAATTGCATCTTATATATTTAGTTAATGATATACTACACCACTG CATGCGCAAGAACATCAATGACTTGAAGAACAGCCTCGAGAACGTCGTCATTCCGATGTTCTGCAGCGCCGACTTGA TTGCCAGCAACGACCAGCGCCAAAAGTTGGCCAAGCTGCTGTCGCTATGGGAGTCCAAGGCCAAGTTCTTCGATGCCTGCGTCATCTCGAAGCTGCAGTCACCGGACTCGTCTATGCAGGAGTACAAAACTAATCTGCAGAACACGTATCATGACATAACAGCCAAGTTCACGCAGAACACAAAGGTCACACTAGATAA CTACCAAAAACAGCATCAGATATTTATCCAGCATGCAAGCCAGCAAATTGCCCAGCTCGAGAAGCAGGCACAGCATCTGGAGCAGCAGATAATGGTGGCCCAGAagtcccagcagcagcagcagcacatgCTGCAACACCAAGGTCCTGGCGGTCCTCAGCAAAAGAACATACCATCGCTGATGTCCCACCGGATAGCAATGCCAGGAGACCGCGAACACATGAATAACCAGGGGCCGCATGATCAGCAGCATCCTCAGGCGGGTAACAATATGTATCCAGGTGGTAACttccatcagcagcagcagcagcaacaacagcagcagcagccttCGGGGAATCCCTTTGCGGATCCACGGGGACCGAACTTCTTCATTCCGGACATGTCAAAACCACCGCCAGGCTTTGCCGGGCCCATGCATCATCATAATCAGGGACCACCAATGGGCggccatcagcagcagcagcagcaacaacaacaacaacaaaatccgCCGGGACAGTTTCCTCCAATGCAGGGACAGGGAACCGGCAATGAACCACCTGTTGACCTGGGCGTTCTCAGTGCAGCAATTCAGGCCTGCTTGCagatgcagcagcaacaccatcCCGACGACCCACAGCAGCAAGGACAGCAGCACCAacttcagcagcagcagcagcagcaacagcaaccacCAATGGCTGCCTATCCCCAGAGTCTGGTCAGACCCGGGCAGCCAGCCAGTGTTGATCAGGAACTGGACCTGGATGTGCTGAATGCGGCCATTCGAGCGGTTATATCCAATAAGCCCGAGGAGGGTCCATTGGAGGATGGTCAACAGCCACTGCAGTCCGTCGAGGGAGAAACTGGAGAACCTGTTGTGATCGGAGAGCCGCAAATACCTACAGCGCCTTATTACGACTTGCCTGCGGGGCTAATGGTGCCGCTAATTCGCCTGGAGGATTACAACTACAAATCCCTCGACCCCGCGGATATACGACTGCCAGCTCCAGCGCCACAAAGCGAGCGACTGACGAATGCATTGAATGCCTTCTATTCCGCACCCTCCCACGATCGTCCCAGGGATAC TGAGGGTTGGGAGAAGCTTGGTCTCTATGAGTACTACAAGGTGAAGAATGCGGCGCGAAAGCAAAAGGAGGAGGAAATCAAGGACGGCCTTCGGGAAAAGTCGCGCTCGCCCAGTCCCATTGTGCTTGAGAAGCCCCTACCAAAAAAGAGCAACAAGCGTGTTTATCG ATCCAAGAGTCGCAGTCGCTCCCGCTCAATTACGCCGCCCCATCGAGAAAGATCGCCCTCACGTTCGAGGTCACGGTCGCGGTCCTTGGAGCGCTCCTCAACGCCGCCACCGATGAACCGCAGCAGGGTGGCCGGCGCAGGCTTAGGAGGAAGCGGTGGCAGCAGTCGCAAGGGACGCAACCGATCGCCGCGCAACGATCGGGACAACAATAGCAGTAACAATCGTGAGAACCGTGTAGAGCGCAGCAATTCCAATAGCAGCAACAATGGCAACAGCACCAACCTAAGACGCGTGGAGCGCGATAGATCTCCAACCCCTCCGAGTTTTTT GGGAAGCACCTTCGCCAAGCCCCAAGAATTCATTGAGGAATCAAACAAGGGCCACCAAATGCTCATGAAAATGGGCTGGGCGGGCACTGGCACTGGACTGGGCTCAAAGAACCAAGGCATAGACACGCCGATTTCGGGTGGTGAGGTGCGCGATCGTCGCGAAATGTACAAG GGAGTGGGTGCCAATATGCATGATCCCTTCGAGAGCTTCCGCAAAAACAAGGGCGCAGCCTTTGCACATCGCATGCGTTCGCGTGACGACAAGAGTTAG
- the LOC119555498 gene encoding probable malonyl-CoA-acyl carrier protein transacylase, mitochondrial, with product MLAARRLLREPRISGTLSWSRWSSDAAKATTEATVLAESLEKRQQLLNELAEPLDQPSRPTIDPKETSVMLFPGQGTQYVGMGKELLRFPGARRIFELANEVLKYDLLKICLEGPREKLNRTEHAQLAVMVSSLAALEQLREERPKAIETCVAAAGFSLGEITALVYADALPFDKALRLVQVRATAMQAACDQAAGAMAMTIYGPDTNLGEACARAQQWCLDKGVESPYCGVANYMYPHCKVVAGNVEALEFLEQNAKALKIRRMKRLAVSGAFHTPLMQSAVEPFTKALKSVRLQDPVIRVYSNVDGKPYRHAKHILTQLPKQIVRPVKWEQTLHEMYERKQGVDFPRTFECGPGKGLVQVLEKVNAKAAQSSINVIA from the coding sequence ATGTTGGCCGCCCGCAGATTACTACGAGAGCCACGGATTTCCGGCACTTTGAGCTGGTCCCGCTGGAGCAGCGATGCCGCCAAAGCAACCACAGAAGCTACCGTTCTGGCGGAGAGCTTGGAAAAGCGGCAGCAGCTGCTCAACGAGCTGGCAGAGCCATTGGATCAGCCAAGCCGGCCGACCATCGACCCCAAGGAAACAAGTGTTATGCTTTTCCCTGGCCAGGGCACTCAGTACGTGGGCATGGGCAAGGAGCTGCTTCGGTTCCCCGGCGCCCGACGCATCTTCGAGCTGGCCAACGAGGTGCTGAAGTACGATCTCCTCAAGATCTGCCTGGAGGGACCGCGGGAGAAGCTCAACCGCACGGAGCACGCTCAGCTGGCTGTGATGGTGTCCTCGCTGGCGGCACTGGAGCAGTTGCGCGAGGAGCGGCCCAAGGCCATCGAAACGTGTGTGGCCGCCGCCGGCTTTAGTCTGGGCGAGATTACGGCCTTGGTGTATGCAGATGCCCTGCCCTTTGACAAGGCTCTGCGACTGGTGCAAGTTCGGGCCACCGCCATGCAGGCGGCGTGCGATCAGGCAGCCGGAGCCATGGCCATGACGATCTACGGACCGGACACCAATCTGGGCGAGGCCTGTGCCCGGGCGCAGCAGTGGTGCCTGGATAAGGGAGTGGAGTCGCCCTACTGCGGCGTCGCCAACTACATGTACCCGCACTGCAAGGTGGTGGCCGGCAACGTGGAGGCCCTCGAGTTCCTGGAACAGAACGCCAAAGCCCTCAAGATTCGGCGGATGAAGAGATTGGCTGTGAGCGGCGCCTTCCACACACCGCTGATGCAAAGCGCCGTGGAGCCGTTTACCAAAGCCCTGAAATCAGTGCGCCTGCAGGATCCCGTCATCAGGGTTTACTCCAATGTGGATGGCAAGCCCTATCGCCATGCCAAGCACATCCTCACCCAGCTGCCCAAGCAAATCGTGCGACCAGTCAAATGGGAACAGACACTCCACGAGATGTACGAGCGCAAGCAGGGCGTCGACTTTCCACGCACCTTCGAATGCGGTCCTGGCAAGGGACTCGTCCAGGTCCTGGAGAAGGTGAACGCCAAGGCCGCTCAATCCAGCATAAATGTTATAGCCTAA
- the LOC119554702 gene encoding uncharacterized protein LOC119554702, with the protein MSSKFNVCRWMLLILGIFCLLDSSSGYCSLERMKKFAMEACEHLFQQDEGARRERRSVENHHHLNRIGHGKTHNKHHHIRRSSYPMGGYLKVTLEHFNRLSGMDIFPRYKPNNLHHEKKQRFKRDHSSRSYNNIPYCCFNQCEEEFFC; encoded by the exons ATGAGTTCAAAG TTTAATGTGTGCCGCTGGATGCTGCTGATCCTCGGAATATTCTGCCTGCTCGACAGCTCATCGGGCTACTGCTCCCTGGAGCGGATGAAGAAGTTCGCGATGGAGGCCTGCGAACACTTGTTCCAGCAGGACGAAGGTGCCCGTCGAGAACGGAGGTCCGTTGAGAACCATCACCATCTAAATCGAATCGGAC ACGGTAAAACGCACAACAAGCACCATCACATCCGGCGGAGCAGCTATCCAATGGGTGGATATTTAAAGGTGACTCTGGAGCACTTCAACCGCCTCAGCGGAATGGACATCTTCCCACGCTACAAGCCCAATAATCTGCACCACGAGAAGAAGCAGCGATTCAAGCGGGATCACTCGAGCAGGAGCTACAACAACATCCCCTACTGTTGCTTCAACCAGTGCGAGGAGGAGTTCTTCTGCTAA
- the LOC119554701 gene encoding uncharacterized protein LOC119554701: MEEAEETPISRTVYEVQRDFGFSSGLRSEIIWDSLAPDQGDVLKQKIENLIREDDARNAKAIQRRRDQLFRNIWQQRRYTNGTLLSAIIYVLVTPDTDPESALESTNYSCHPVFRTRRCMKGENSAACCMIFVDENARVYSNWEQFVFRNTLPKGLMIAPSQGVYTFSDGEEPGVQLMVHPTPATRGRYRLLNAGDKVATVGGLVASVPAAAALAVPLAAPLVIAATAVGVATGVYSTLRSASHLIDRRRHGQSTWITDGDARCSWLGVAGGVVGLGATGATKALATAAGAGYKVNPAAQLAVRGINGASAVIAGTGVVNGVYDLYLKIGDDQAINSLDMLQMASHLVIFTHSINNMRIASKATNGSSLRKALRNQTRKVIDRISQESVKLHNESGQFDIVRTLNEIPFKEALLSLHNINSHLSQGLTVATTLLPQILSLGSGGQVLVNLEMLAQKFGGKFAQHIGNLSSFADVLEAMARYFTDQAVQLLMQMTRTFVEENVDSIDRTLNTFVSTEAVLFRILMHCVNTFDNFAEDFLRSRREDILLVVSKYFRSLETVGEKNCRKYKCSVCKGAYYISSI; this comes from the exons ATGGAGGAAGCAGAGGAAACGCCAATCTCTCGCACGGTCTACGAAGTGCAAAGAGATTTTGGCTTCAGCAGTGGGCTGCGTTCCGAAATTATTTGGGATTC CTTAGCCCCTGATCAAGGGGATGTGCTTAAGCAGAAGATAGAGAACCTCATTCGCGAGGACGACGCCCGGAATGCCAAGGCAATACAACGAAGGCGGGATCAGCTTTTCCGGAATATTTGGCAGCAGCGTCGCTACACCAATGGCACGCTACTATCCGCCATCATCTACGTGCTGGTCACGCCAGATACGGACCCGGAATCGGCCCTGGAATCCACCAATTACAGCTGTCATCCGGTTTTCCGCACTCGGCGCTGCATGAAAGGCGAGAACAGCGCCGCCTGTTGCATGATCTTTGTGGACGAAAATGCCCGGGTGTACTCCAATTGGGAGCAGTTTGTCTTCCGAAACACCCTGCCCAAGGGCCTGATGATTGCCCCCAGCCAAGGAGTCTACACCTTCAGCGATGGCGAGGAGCCCGGCGTCCAATTGATGGTCCATCCCACGCCCGCGACACGAGGACGGTATAGATTACTCAATGCCGGCGATAAAGTTGCCACTGTGGGTGGGCTGGTGGCCAGTGTTCCGGCTGCAGCTGCTCTGGCGGTGCCTCTGGCCGCTCCCCTGGTGATTGCCGCCACCGCTGTGGGCGTAGCCACCGGTGTCTACAGCACTCTGCGCTCGGCCTCCCATCTCATTGACCGCCGACGGCACGGTCAGTCCACGTGGATTACAGATGGTGACGCTCGTTGCTCCTGGCTGGGTGTGGCAGGTGGTGTTGTGGGTCTGGGCGCCACCGGGGCCACTAAGGCCCTGGCCACGGCTGCCGGTGCAGGCTACAAAGTAAACCCCGCTGCCCAGTTGGCTGTGAGGGGCATAAATGGTGCCTCAGCGGTAATCGCGGGAACCGGCGTGGTCAATGGTGTTTACGATTTGTATTTG AAAATTGGCGATGATCAAGCCATTAACAGTTTGGATATGCTGCAAATGGCCTCCCACCTGGTCATTTTCACTCATTCCATTAACAATATGCGCATAGCTTCCAAGGCCACCAATGGCTCTTCCTTAAGGAAAGCGCTTCGCAATCAAACCAG aAAAGTGATTGATCGCATCTCCCAGGAGTCAGTTAAGTTGCACAATGAATCTGGCCAGTTTGATATTGTGCGCACGCTTAACGAAATTCCCTTCAAGGAGGCACTCCTCAGCCTCCATAACATCAACTCGCATCTGAGTCAGGGACTCACAGTGGCCACAACATTGCTACCCCAAATTCTGAGTCTGGGCAGTGGCGGTCAGGTGCTCGTCAATCTGGAAATGTTGGCTCAAAAGTTCGGCGGCAAGTTTGCCCAGCACATTGGAAATCTGTCCAGTTTTGCTGACGTTCTAGAGGCCATGGCTAGATACTTTACGGATCAGGCAGTGCAGCTCCTTATGCAGATGACCCGCACTTTTGTGGAGGAGAACGTAGACTCTATTGATCGCACGCTGAACACGTTCGTGTCCACGGAGGCTGTGCTCTTTCGCATTCTAATGCACTGCGTCAACACCTTTGATAATTTTGCAGAGGATTTCTTGCGGAGCCGCCGCGAGGATATCCTGCTGGTGGTGTCCAAGTATTTTCGGTCTCTGGAGACGGTTGGCGAGAAGAACTGCCGCAAGTACAAATGCTCCGTTTGCAAAGGCGCTTATTATATAAGTTCCATATAG
- the LOC119554191 gene encoding unc-112-related protein, with product MIHVGENSWNLRIFITDLALEKTMRVRGDQHIGGIMLQLVDPENPKDWSDHALWWPARNVWLSRTRLTLDQCGVQADSLLHFTPMHKILRVQLPDLRYLDCRVDYSVKTFSAVVNLCKQLDIRYPEELSLCKPLEAEHLKRNFAQVPHQKRVPIAEPDGTTYLQPAADTNSFVPISTSFHGDGGSTGSLDKPSAPGSFFCAPLSPHNHRARSPLATASPSPGTWKQSQLGYATYDSSSSSLGDFQENLASSPPTPCSDVRALQLRPKSLVEKARLNVGWLDSSLSIMEQGIREYDTLCLRFKYFTFFDLNPRCDQVRINQLYEQAKWSVLNEELDCTEEESLMFAALQFQVNHHVDPTPQGGAVDSGIETSSQENDNEDEIDSALKELQITLEGPDFGGDSRNITRIPELSDYLRYLKPQRFTLRGYKRYYFTYRDLHLHLFKNAEESRRVAPVISINLKGCEVTPDVNLAQGKYAIRLEVPSNGGHGTNSEVWVRCENEQQYAKWMAACRLAAKGRSLADSSYESEVDGILSLLQMQRPVHGIHVNIDPRSVEAVDYLSPKIHRKLSNKAVQRILEAHANVRDLNPLDSKMKYIQAWRSLPDFGVTLFIIKFDGHRKEELLGVAHNRIMRMDLSSGDHIKTWRYNTMKAWNVNWNIKCMMIQFEDENVVFSCHSADCKVVHEFIGGYIFMSMRSKDNNQTLNEELFHKLTGGWS from the coding sequence ATGATCCACGTCGGCGAGAACTCGTGGAATCTGCGGATCTTCATCACGGACCTGGCGCTGGAGAAGACGATGCGCGTGCGCGGTGACCAGCACATTGGGGGCATCATGCTGCAGCTGGTGGATCCGGAAAATCCCAAGGACTGGTCGGATCATGCGCTTTGGTGGCCCGCCAGGAATGTGTGGCTCAGCAGGACGAGACTAACACTGGATCAGTGCGGTGTCCAGGCGGACAGTCTGCTGCACTTCACGCCCATGCACAAGATACTGCGGGTGCAGCTGCCGGACTTAAGGTATCTCGACTGTCGCGTGGACTACTCTGTGAAGACCTTCTCGGCGGTGGTTAATCTGTGCAAGCAGCTGGACATCCGCTATCCGGAGGAGCTCTCCCTGTGCAAACCACTCGAGGCGGAGCACCTGAAGCGCAACTTCGCTCAGGTGCCGCACCAGAAGAGAGTGCCCATCGCCGAACCGGATGGCACCACTTACCTACAGCCGGCTGCAGACACCAACTCCTTTGTGCCAATCAGCACTTCGTTTCATGGCGATGGCGGGAGCACTGGCAGTCTGGACAAGCCCTCGGCGCCGGGATCCTTTTTCTGCGCTCCTCTGTCGCCGCACAATCACCGAGCTCGCTCGCCCTTGGCCACGGCCTCACCTTCCCCCGGCACCTGGAAGCAAAGTCAACTGGGGTATGCCACCTACGATTCAAGCTCCTCGAGTCTCGGCGACTTCCAGGAGAATCTGGCCAGCTCACCGCCCACTCCCTGCTCCGATGTGCGGGCCCTTCAGCTGCGCCCCAAGTCACTGGTGGAGAAGGCCCGCCTGAATGTGGGCTGGCTGGACTCGTCGCTGTCCATCATGGAACAGGGCATTCGGGAGTACGACACGCTGTGCCTACGCTTCAAGTACTTCACCTTCTTTGACCTGAATCCCAGGTGCGACCAGGTGCGCATCAATCAGCTGTACGAGCAGGCCAAGTGGAGTGTGTTAAACGAAGAGCTGGACTGCACCGAGGAGGAGAGCCTTATGTTTGCTGCCCTTCAGTTCCAGGTCAACCATCACGTGGATCCCACGCCCCAAGGTGGAGCGGTGGACTCTGGCATCGAGACATCCAGTCAGGAGAATGACAACGAAGACGAGATTGATTCGGCTCTCAAGGAGCTTCAGATCACGCTGGAGGGACCGGATTTTGGCGGGGATTCGCGGAACATCACACGCATACCCGAACTCTCCGACTATCTGCGGTATCTGAAGCCGCAGAGATTTACGCTGCGCGGCTACAAGCGATACTACTTCACTTACCGTGATCTGCACTTGCACCTGTTCAAGAACGCAGAGGAGTCGCGACGCGTTGCCCCCGTTATTAGCATCAATCTGAAGGGCTGCGAGGTCACCCCCGATGTTAACCTCGCGCAGGGCAAGTACGCCATTCGGCTGGAGGTTCCTTCGAACGGAGGTCACGGCACCAACAGCGAGGTGTGGGTGCGCTGCGAGAACGAGCAGCAGTACGCAAAGTGGATGGCCGCCTGCCGATTGGCAGCCAAGGGAAGATCCCTGGCGGACAGCTCGTACGAGAGTGAAGTGGATGGCATACTTTCGCTACTGCAGATGCAGCGACCCGTGCACGGAATACATGTGAACATTGATCCCCGCTCCGTGGAAGCTGTTGACTACCTGTCGCCCAAGATACATCGCAAACTATCGAACAAGGCAGTGCAGCGGATCCTCGAAGCACACGCCAACGTTAGGGACTTGAATCCTCTGGACTCGAAGATGAAGTACATCCAGGCATGGCGATCACTGCCAGACTTTGGAGTCACCTTGTTCATCATCAAGTTCGACGGGCATCGGAAGGAGGAGTTGCTGGGCGTGGCCCACAACCGCATCATGCGCATGGATCTAAGTTCAGGAGATCACATCAAGACCTGGCGTTATAACACCATGAAGGCCTGGAATGTCAACTGGAACATCAAGTGCATGATGATCCAGTTCGAGGACGAGAACGTGGTGTTCTCCTGCCACTCTGCCGACTGCAAGGTGGTGCACGAGTTCATCGGTGGCTACATTTTCATGTCGATGCGGTCGAAGGACAACAACCAGACCCTCAACGAGGAGCTCTTCCACAAGCTCACAGGCGGTTGGTCCTAG
- the LOC119553645 gene encoding putative odorant-binding protein A10, with protein MGRSSFRLAMWHTSLVVALMCTTSFRVNGLPHPPATSAAPMMERMVERAYDDKFDNVDLDEILNQERLLINYIKCLEGTGPCTPDAKMLKEILPDAIQTDCTKCTEKQRYGAEKVTRHLIDNRPTDWERLEKIYDPEGLYRIKYEEMKAKANEES; from the exons ATGGGACGTTCCAGTTTCCGCCTAGCCATGTGGCACACCTCGTTGGTGGTTGCCCTGATGTGCACCACCAGTTTCCGAGTGAACGGACTGCCCCATCCACCGGCCACCTCAGCGGCACCCATGATGGAGAGGATGGTGGAAAGGGCCTATGACGACAAGTTCGACAATGTGGACCTGGACGAGATTCTCAATCAGGAGCGCCTGTTGATCAACTACATCAAGTGCCTGGAGGGCACAGGTCCTTGCACTCCCGATGCCAAGATGCTAAAGG AAATCCTACCCGACGCAATCCAAACCGATTGCACCAAATGCACGGAGAAGCAGCGGTATGGTGCTGAGAAGGTGACCCGTCACCTCATCGACAACCGACCCACTGACTGGGAGCGCCTGGAGAAGATCTACGATCCCGAGGGTCTATACCGCATTAAATATGAGGAGATGAAGGCAAAAGCCAATGAGGAGTCTTAA